CGGCTTCCTGGGTCGGCTCGGCTTCCCCGGTGGCGAGCACGGTGCGGGCGATCTCTGGTGCCTCGTAGTGGACGAGGCAGCCGCGGAAGGGGAAGTCGTATCTCTCGGGCACGTGTCCGCCCTCGGCTAGGGCGAGGTCGATGAGGTGGGTTCGTTCCGGCCCGATGATGAAGTGGGCCGGTTGTACGTCACCGTGGGCCCAGCCCTTGGCGTGGAGTTCGGCCAGGGCTTCGACGCATCCCAGGGCCACGCTGGTGTGCGGGGCGATGGACGAGTCCGGGCTACGGCAGGGTTCCCACAGCCGGTACAGGTCCGGGCCCTCGTGCCACGGTTGGAGGTTCCACGTTCCGCGCTCCCACTCGCCGTACGCGATGTCATCGAGACCGAGACGGTGCAGGATGGCCCCTTCGCGTGCGGGCGCGAGCGCGGTCCAGGGCTGGGCGGGCCAGTCGGCCGTTTCCTCGATCGGGTGGCCGAGCTTCACGGCGTAGTGGCCCCGGTGGCTTTCGACTTCCCAGACCGTGGAGCCCCGACGGTTGATGACCAGGTGCTGAGCCGTGGGCATGAGCGCGTCGAGCACCACGATGGGCAGTTCAGGGGTTGAGCCGGACAACGTCTCTTCTCCTTCCGGGCGAACGCGGCCGACCCCGAGTTGAGGCCGGCCGCGCCGCTGTTGTCGTTGTCGGGGGCTACGCCTGACCGTATGGTCGGCCGCAGTCCGAGTCGCACTGCGCGAGGTTCGTGCCGTCCACGGTCCACAGGTCGTCGAAGACCATGAATCCGGCGGCCTTCATAGCGCGTGCCGAGGCGGCGACCTTCTCAGGGTCACGGGCCCCGCCACCCGGCATCGGGTTGTGGTGCAGGAAGCGGCCCGCGAACCGATCGCACAGCTCGGCGTACTCCTTCGTGTGCAGGATGAGTGCGTGCAGGCCGAGGTCCACGTCGTCCGACGGGACCATGGGCACGGTGGCGGTGGCCGCCGTGCCCACGAACGCGAGCGCCTGGTCCGCGATCCGCTCGGCACGCGCGGGCGACTGCCCGTTGTGGAGAACCACGAAGTGGGCGAGGCTCTCGAACAGCTCCTCACCCGCTACCGTGCGACCGGTCTTCTGCTCGTTCGCCGTTGCCGTCATGTGCAATCTCCTGGTGTGGGGTAGTCCGTGGCACGTGCATTCCGCCCTGGTCGCCGAGTTCGGGTCGTAGGCGATGGAGAAGCGGACTGAGAGGCCAGCCCCGAACGGGAAGGGGGAGCCGGGGAATTGGCACCCGTTCGGGGTGGCCGGTCTACTGGCTGAGGCCGAGAGTCATGCCGATCACCAGGCCGCACGACCCGCTGATGCAGATGATGAACAGGACTCCGGCGTACCGGCCGAGGGCGCGCATCACAGCCCGACCTGACTGTTGCCGTTCTTCACAGTCAGACGTGCGCTCAGTTCCTCCCGCGAGCTGAGCCTCACCACCTGGTCAGGCATGGCGTCCCACTCGACGCCGCCGCAGAGCGGTCTCATCTGCACACGACCGCCGATCTCACCCATGACGACGCCGATGCGTCCTCGGGCGCTGTCCTTCGCCAGTTCGCCGATGCCTGGTCTGGTCTGCTGATTGCTCGCCATGTCTAGGAGCATCGCGATCCGGATACCCCCGCCAAAAGGTCAGGCTGATTACCCAACTTGGGTAACATCGCGGCAAGTAGAGAATCAGCGACGTTGCGTAGCCCTCGCAGTGTGGGAGCTTGCCCAATGCCCGACGCCGACCGGCCGCAGGAACTACCCGCCAGGTTGCTCACCGATCCCGAGATGATCAGTGCGTGCCGGGTGCGGGACTTCGCGAGAGTCTTCCGGCTCGTGAAGACCAGGGCGGGCATCTACCCGTCGATGATCGCCAGGCGATGCGAACTGACCCCCAGTCGAGTCGGCGAAGTCATCGCTGGGCGACGTCAGTTGCTGCACATGGAAGTCGTCGAGCGCATCGCGGACGGCTTGCGCATCCCAGGACACATGCTCGGGCTTGCTCGCCGAGCGTGGGAGACGCCACAGGCCCTCGTGGTCGCCGAGCGTGAAGCACCCCAAGCACCAGAGCCCGAGCAGCAGGCCCCCGCATCGCTGCCAGGTCCCGATGTGGACAGCATCTTGGCGCTGGCCACGCGAACCAGCTTGAACGCCAACACACTTGAAGCCTTCCGTTCCTCCATCGAGGACTATTGGCGACGGGACGACCAGCACGGCGGCGAGGCTCTGAGGCCGGCCATCGTCGGTCAGCTCCGGTATGTGGTCGGGCTCTTGAAGGAGAGCCGTCCGCCGTCCATCCAGAACGGCCTGTACGGAATCGCGGCCGAGTTGGCGCGCCTTACGGGCTGGACCTACTTCGACGCCCGCCAGTACAACCAGGCCCGCGCGTACTTCACCGAGGCCCTGCAATTGGCCAAGGAAATTGACGACCGGCAGTTCATGGCCAACGTCCTCGCCTGCATGAGCTTGCAGGCGACCTACCAGGACAAGCCCGCGGACTCCCTCGCACTCGTGACCGCCGCGCAGGACCAGGCTCGCTCAGCCCTCGGCACCACTCCACGGGTGCTGTCCATGCTGTCCATGCGGGAAGCCTTCGCCCATGCCACCCTCGGCAACCGAGACTCCACCCACCGGTCTATCGGGGAAGCGCACCGCCATTTCGAGGCGATCCAGACGAGCGACCCGGACCCGTCATGGGTGACCTACTTCGACGAGCCGAAGCTCATCGTGGACACGGGCATCGCCCACGGGCGACTGGGCGAGGCAGCGACTGCCGAACCCTTGATCGCGGACGCTATGCGACGGGAGGACCGCACCAACCAGCGGGGCCGTGCGTTTCACGCGTTCTGGCTGGCTCGCACGCAGTTGGACCAGGGCAAGCTTGATCAGTCGTGCCACACGGCCACGCAAGCTCTGGAGTCCGCATCGGCGGTTGCTTCCGAGCGGGTGTCCGGCCATCTTCGGGAGTTCTACGATCAGTTGGCCCCACACAGGCAAGAGCCCGTAGCTCTGGCCTTCGAGGCGAGGCTACGGGCACTTCTGCCACCGGTCAGCGGATCGCTTCATCCATGAGCAGGTACAGCAGACCGACGAGCGATCCGCTGCTCACGATCTCGCGGCGGTCGATCATCCCTCGCACCTCGCTGAGGGGGATCCACTCGATGCGGTCGGACTCGTTCTTCTCCGTGGGCGGACCGTCGTAAGTCGCCCCGTCCGCACGGAAGACGTGGTGCTGCGAGTCCGTGATGCCGTTGGCCGGCTCGGCGTAGATCAGGGGCTTGATGGGACCGGGACGCCAGCCCGTCTCCTCCAGAACTTCGCGGGCCGCCGCCTCCTCAGGGGTCTCACCCTCCTCTACCAGGCCCATGGGCAACTCCCAGGCCCACGATTCCGTGATGAAGCGGTGCCGCCACATCATCAGCACCTCCTGGCGGTCGTTGACCACGGCAGCCACGGCCAGGTGACGCAGGCGAACGACGTGGTACTCCCACCTGCGCCCATCAGGCTGTTGGACGTCGACCAGACACAGATTCACCCAAGGGTTGGTGTAGATCTGTCGCTCACCGTGGGTCTTCCACTGCATGTCTACGGCCCCTCTCGATCGGTGTCTAGGATCTCAAACCAGACCAACCTGTGCCGCCGCGTCCCCAAGCGGTTAGCGTCATGATGACGAATAGTTGGTGCACGTTCAAACCTGATCAAGAAAGTGCTCGCGCTACGGGACGGGCCTGCCTATGTCCTCAAGGGTGGCTCCTCGGATGCTGAGGGTCTGCAAGGCGGCCGAGTCAATAACACAGTCCCGGTCGGTTGTCAGTGGTGGCAGCTACTTGAGGGCGCAGACAGGATCGTTATGCCCGCAGGAGGGAAGTAGGTGGCCCTTGTTCGCTTCTGCCGCGCAGTGGTCTGTCGGCTCTCGACAGCAACAGCTCATCTATGAGAAAGCCAGAGAGCCTCTACGGAAGGGGAGTTGGGGCAATCATCCCCTTAAGCCAGCGCATTTGCCACTGCTGCGGCGACTCCCAAGAAAAGGATGGCGCCTAGTGACATCAGTAGAGTCCCTTGGGCCATCATGCGCTGTGACGTCGGGTATTTATCTCCACCGATAGCGACCTTGAAGGAATTCTTCAGAAGCCACAGGAGAGCTGACGAGTTGTCCTCAGCTTCGGGCTTGGGAACGGCTCGATCCTTCAGTGCTCCTACAAGGAACAATGTCATGCCCGCGAGGAATACGACGAAGATGATGAAGCTGGCAACCGATGTGAGGATGATCCAGAGCACGTTCACAAGTGATCTCTTGCCGTGCTTGGAAGGTTTCAAGCGCGAGAGGTCTTTCTTCCCTCGCTTGGAGGCTGAATCATTGATTCACCCGCGAGGGCCGCTCCTCGTTTCGCTGACCATCGAGCTGTCAGGGGCTTACAGGTCAGGCCTCCGCCACGGCTCGGCCAGTTACGATCTGTCGCACGGGGACGCCCTGAATCTCCCGCTCGATTTGCGGGGGGTGCTCTGTATTGACCAGGTGAACCCGCACTACGAACTGGGTACCCTCCATGCCGATACCGACCCCGCTCACACGCTGATCTTGCTCGAAGCGTCGGTAGAGGGCGTCTCGTACCGCCTCGACGATGTCAAGATCAACCATGATGCCTCGCTTCGGTTGTCAGGAGATGAGCGTTACGCGCAGCTTCTTCAGTATTGGTTCCAGCGGGGCTACGTATGAGACCGGGATGCCGCGCGTCTCGTCGAGCTCAGTTCCGCCGATGTGGAGCCCCACCGGTTCGCGGGAGTCTGGGCGAAACACTAGCGCCCCGCTGTCTCCACCTCTACTGAATCGCTGGCCGACTTTACCGGCTACGACCATAAGATCATCGAATCTTAGGTAACCCTCACCTTGGTACCACAGTTTGGTGCTGAATCCGATGTCAATGACCGTTCCCGTCGTGCGGTCCGTGGTAGAGCCTACTTTGGACACTTGGGAACCGATCACCGCCACCGGGGGCGGGATCGATGCCGAGAGCCCCCCGAGTTCGCCCAAGTCAAACGAAACGTCTCCGTCTAGTAGGCAGAGTGCAGCATCCATTGTGTTTGGCGTCACTCCGTCTCTGTGAAGCTCCTCCTTCTCGTCCAAGGCCCCGATACGACTTCTTGGCGCTCTGCCTCCCTGGTGGGGGCCGGGTTGCAGAATGTCGTCTCCCCGTATACCCCGGTCGCACGCGGCCAAGACATGGTTGTTCGACAGAAACCGGATCCCGTCGCTGTGGCGACTGCTTGCGACGAAGGCACCTAGAGTGCCGTAGGTCACCTTTTCATGGCCCACAGAGAGTCCAGGCCTGAGCGGCAGGGTCGGAGCAGCGCCAGCGGTGGTTGCTTGAGCCACCGCTCGACCTACGTAGAGGATCCGTGCCTCGCCCTCAGCCTCCTCTTTCAGGTAGTGCGCAGTCTCCCAGGCTTCCGGCGTGTCTACGTGTACGTGGATTGACAGTGCGTACTGAAGGTGGCCGGCCATGGAGGTGATTCCGAGACCCAGCTCCTCCAATGCTGATATCGGCATCGGAGGCCCTTCGTCGGAGGGTCCGGCGCACTGCGCCATGGCCTGGATTTTTCTGAGACTCCTGTCCTCAACGGTCACGAGGGAGTCGAGGAGTTTGAGATGAAGCGACATCGCTGATTCAAGGTCCACGGGGTCCTCCCGTGAGGGTCTGCTATTAGAGCCGCCTCGCGGTGACGAGCGAGCACCAAGGGCAGGGAGTTCAAGCCCTACTGTTCGAGGTTCCCACCTTTCGCGACCTGCGGCCAATGAAGCGAATGACCGTCTCACGCCCACCTCAAGGGCTTCCGTACGCCTAGGGATGGTTCCGAGCCTTGTAACGGTGTCCTGTCGGAAGCTGTTGCTGCGCGCCGCCACCGGAAGAGGTTGACGGCAGATGCGACGGCAACGACGACACTCGGGCACACATATCGCCACTCCGAGCCATCGGGTCATGGAGCCGCTAGCACCTCTACTGCAGGACTGCCCGATCCTAGGGATCAAGAGGGTGGTCTGGCAGCCCAGCTCTAGGCTTACCGGCGCCAGCCTGGGGCCGCGGACCGGATGCTGGTGATCGGCGCGGTGGGCCTAGGGGGCGCGGAACGGGGCCAGTGGACCCCGTGTGGACCACGGACTCCGCGCGACGCCCGAGACCGGTACGCTGTACCCGCTCCGCACCTGGTGGGCAGGGGCGCAGGTGGGTTGCCCGAGCGGCCTAAGGGAACGGTCTTGAAAACCGTCGTCGCAGCGATGTGACCGTGGGTTCAAATCCCACACCCACCGCACTGATGGAGAGCCCCTGACCAGCGCAACCGGTCAGGGGCTCTAGTCATGTGCGGTCGGCTGCAAGCTTGTCGTCGCGTTCCAGGATCAGGCTGATCGAGCCGTCCTCGAGATCCATGCCGCCCTCGAGGTGCTCGTGGTACCCGGCGCCGAGTTCGGGATCGCTGAGACCGATGAGTCGCTCGGCAAGGTACCGAAGCCCGGCCGCGTTGGCCGCGATGGTGATCTCGGTCCCGGAGCCGTACACGTTGATGCGGGGATCGTCCATGGCGTCACGCTACAGCCGGGGTCAGTTCTGTTCCGGCCGTGGGCGTTCCACGGACATGCGGGCCGCCGAGGCGATCGTGGAGCGGGCCTCGCGTTCGGTGAGGCCCGTGCGGACGGCGGCTTCGGTGAGGGCGCCGGCGAGTTCCGGGCCGAAGCCGTTCTCGTAGGCGCGGCAAGCGGCCCAGAAGAGGCGGGTGTTGCGTTGGCCCTCGTGCGCGGCGAGTACGAACTGCACCAGGCCCTGGTCGTGTTGGCCGGTCGCCGAGGGCGCGCGGTGGTGTGTGCGCGGCGGGGGCGTGAGCAGGCGCAGGAGTTCGGGTGGGCAGTGCGCCGGTGCCAGTTGTGCGGTGCCCGGCGCCGTGCCGTACACACCGTGCTCGGTGCGGGAACCGGGGCCGACGAGGTAGCCGCCGGCGCCGCGGATGTCGATACCGGGGGCGAGCCGGCTCGCGGAGTTGGGGACGACCACGTCCGGCGGACCGCTCAGCCAGAGATGGCGGCCGCCGCTGGGGGTCAGCACGACGACCGTGGCCGGGATCGTGAAGAGGTGACGCAGGGCCAGTTCGCGCAGGGCCGCCGAGGAGTCCGTACCGGATTTGGTGTCGAGGTCGATGCCGATGAGGTGGTGCGGGGGCAGCCCGCAGGCGATGCCGTAGCCGGTGGCCCAGGGGGCGGCGGCGAAGAGCTCACGGATGCGCCGGGGATCGGTCGAGGCGTCGTACACGCCGTGTCCGAAGCGGCCGCATTCGCCGTGGCAGCGCGGGGTCG
Above is a genomic segment from Streptomyces sp. R21 containing:
- a CDS encoding protein kinase, which gives rise to MSGSTPELPIVVLDALMPTAQHLVINRRGSTVWEVESHRGHYAVKLGHPIEETADWPAQPWTALAPAREGAILHRLGLDDIAYGEWERGTWNLQPWHEGPDLYRLWEPCRSPDSSIAPHTSVALGCVEALAELHAKGWAHGDVQPAHFIIGPERTHLIDLALAEGGHVPERYDFPFRGCLVHYEAPEIARTVLATGEAEPTQEADIYALGASLLISATGWRAVEYPDDAPRPVQREAVANGKRRRVKAPGELGELIDAMLSHAPEDRPTIYEVGKALSCL
- a CDS encoding helix-turn-helix domain-containing protein codes for the protein MPDADRPQELPARLLTDPEMISACRVRDFARVFRLVKTRAGIYPSMIARRCELTPSRVGEVIAGRRQLLHMEVVERIADGLRIPGHMLGLARRAWETPQALVVAEREAPQAPEPEQQAPASLPGPDVDSILALATRTSLNANTLEAFRSSIEDYWRRDDQHGGEALRPAIVGQLRYVVGLLKESRPPSIQNGLYGIAAELARLTGWTYFDARQYNQARAYFTEALQLAKEIDDRQFMANVLACMSLQATYQDKPADSLALVTAAQDQARSALGTTPRVLSMLSMREAFAHATLGNRDSTHRSIGEAHRHFEAIQTSDPDPSWVTYFDEPKLIVDTGIAHGRLGEAATAEPLIADAMRREDRTNQRGRAFHAFWLARTQLDQGKLDQSCHTATQALESASAVASERVSGHLREFYDQLAPHRQEPVALAFEARLRALLPPVSGSLHP
- a CDS encoding NUDIX hydrolase; translated protein: MQWKTHGERQIYTNPWVNLCLVDVQQPDGRRWEYHVVRLRHLAVAAVVNDRQEVLMMWRHRFITESWAWELPMGLVEEGETPEEAAAREVLEETGWRPGPIKPLIYAEPANGITDSQHHVFRADGATYDGPPTEKNESDRIEWIPLSEVRGMIDRREIVSSGSLVGLLYLLMDEAIR
- a CDS encoding bifunctional DNA primase/polymerase, whose translation is MATTDRQATTLALAHALSAAERGLAVIPLSRTKLPALRSPHRDDPAPSPLPATPFEQGELPTPRCHGECGRFGHGVYDASTDPRRIRELFAAAPWATGYGIACGLPPHHLIGIDLDTKSGTDSSAALRELALRHLFTIPATVVVLTPSGGRHLWLSGPPDVVVPNSASRLAPGIDIRGAGGYLVGPGSRTEHGVYGTAPGTAQLAPAHCPPELLRLLTPPPRTHHRAPSATGQHDQGLVQFVLAAHEGQRNTRLFWAACRAYENGFGPELAGALTEAAVRTGLTEREARSTIASAARMSVERPRPEQN